A part of Crassostrea angulata isolate pt1a10 chromosome 5, ASM2561291v2, whole genome shotgun sequence genomic DNA contains:
- the LOC128185491 gene encoding uncharacterized protein LOC128185491 — protein sequence MNSSLSLTNSSSMPANFSANIVNASSGLGNTSFKFTEAPKLKMHGRYVPIWIFVGTLIIMLNVVGIVLFRRSRTIVKNLQVYITSLMACDLLIGVNLVFGPFVFWISKSFIFVDQAALFVRTMLLVSLLHTAGLSVDRLISVKLPNVYTFRVTSRICTLVCLCIWASLMVYHILMFVIATNSPLSGQFDMKSYGLFLIVYVICLLVYLISSKSIISCAKDHLKRTKSNAPLQEQQKSNTFRLSIVITTASGFLYILYLPAQILGALTLVDPSLDMKVTRLFMDLSYPLVTLESLLNPLLYLLRFKETRQMIIRVFCPARILTIVSNLTSETSAQSLKQQIEDSQRHCENTCRERCNKANVSFILPFIKNM from the exons ATGAATTCCTCTTTAAGTTTGACAAATTCTTCTTCAATGCCCGCGAATTTTTCTGCTAATATCGTCAATGCTTCCTCTGGATTGGGAAACACAAGTTTCAAATTTACTGAAGCACCAAAGTTGAAAATGCATGGACGCTACGTGCCCATCTGGATCTTTGTTGGGACTTTGATAATCATGTTAAACGTCGTTGGGATCGTTTTGTTTCGTAGATCGAGAACAATCGTCAAGAACTTACAGGTTTACATCACCAGTTTAATGGCCTGCGATCTCCTCATAGGAGTCAACCTAGTCTTTGGTCCTTTTGTCTTCTGGATTTCCAAGTCTTTCATTTTTGTGGACCAAGCTGCATTGTTCGTACGCACGATGCTTCTCGTTTCCCTTCTTCATACAGCCGGGCTTTCCGTGGACAGGTTAATATCCGTCAAATTACCAAACGTTTACACGTTTCGGGTCACTTCGAGAATTTGTACTCTGGTCTGCCTTTGCATCTGGGCCAGTTTGATGGTGTACCACATCTTGATGTTTGTTATCGCGACAAATTCTCCGCTTTCAGGTCAGTTTGACATGAAATCATACGGCCTTTTTCTTATTGTCTACGTTATTTGCTTGCTCGTGTACCTCATATCAAGCAAAAGTATCATATCTTGTGCCAAGGACCATCTTAAACGTACCAAATCAAACGCTCCGCTCCAAGAACAGCAGAAATCCAACACTTTCAGACTGTCTATCGTCATAACAACAGCTTCTGGATTCCTGTATATCCTGTATCTCCCGGCACAAATTTTAGGGGCTTTGACGCTCGTTGATCCATCCTTAGATATGAAAGTAACGCGCCTTTTCATGGATTTATCCTACCCGTTGGTTACTCTAGAAAGCCTTTTGAATCCACTGCTTTATTTGCTTAGATTTAAGGAAACTCGACAAATGATCATTCGTGTCTTCTGTCCTGCACGCATATTGACTATCGTAAGCAATTTGACCTCTGAAACGAGTGCGCAGAGTTTAAAACAACAGATAGAG GACAGCCAAAGACACTGTGAAAACACATGCAGAGAAAGATGTAATAAAGCGAACGTTAGTTTCATTCTCccctttataaaaaatatgtga
- the LOC128184614 gene encoding uncharacterized protein LOC128184614 has protein sequence MNSSSGSKNNSSELDDVGTMSLHGKFGTIYSVVGTLIVIVNVIGIALFHSSKTIVKNLQVYITSLMVCDFLIGISLLVGPFVFWIFKSHIVVDQSTLFIRTMLLVSLLHTAGLSVDRLISVKLPNFYTFRVTSSVCMVVCFCIWILLALYHILMTVLTKNVPMSGKFDMNTFGLFLIVYLSCLFVYLISSKSIISCAREHLKRTKTNAPSQEQKIANTFRLSIVITTASGFLYILYLPAQIFGALTLLDPFGEMRVTRFFMTIAYPLLTLESLLNPLMYLLRFQETRHLIKRVFCPSMFVSVVSSNTSNTGV, from the coding sequence ATGAATTCTTCTTCTGGGTCTAAAAACAACAGTTCTGAACTTGACGATGTTGGGACTATGTCACTGCATGGAAAGTTTGGGACAATTTACTCAGTTGTTGGAACTCTGATAGTCATCGTTAATGTCATTGGCATTGCATTGTTCCACTCGTCAAAAACGATCGTCAAGAACCTTCAAGTGTACATCACCAGTTTAATGGTTTGCGATTTCCTCATAGGTATCAGCCTACTTGTGGGTCCTTTTGTCTTCTGGATTTTTAAATCTCATATAGTTGTAGACCAATCCACTCTGTTCATTCGCACCATGCTACTAGTCTCGCTCCTTCACACAGCTGGGTTGTCAGTGGACCGTTTGATATCCGTTAAATTACCCAACTTTTACACCTTTCGTGTCACTTCTAGTGTTTGTATGGTGGTCTGTTTTTGCATCTGGATTCTTTTGGCCTTGTACCATATTCTGATGACTGTTCTTACAAAAAACGTCCCGATGTCTGGTAAATTTGACATGAACACATTTGGactttttctcatagtctaccTAAGTTGTTTGTTTGTGTACCTCATATCCAGCAAAAGCATCATATCTTGTGCCAGGGAACATCTAAAACGTACCAAAACCAACGCTCCATCCCAAGAACAGAAAATAGCCAACACGTTCAGACTGTCTATCGTCATAACAACAGCTTCTGGATTTCTGTATATCCTGTATCTCCCGGCACAAATTTTTGGGGCTTTAACTTTACTTGATCCATTTGGAGAAATGAGAGTCACCCGCTTCTTCATGACGATTGCATACCCGTTGTTAACTCTAGAGAGTCTACTGAATCCATTGATGTATTTGCTCCGATTTCAAGAGACTCGGCACTTGATCAAACGTGTCTTTTGTCCTTCTATGTTTGTATCTGTTGTCAGCAGTAATACTTCTAATACGGGTGTCTAG
- the LOC128184615 gene encoding uncharacterized protein LOC128184615, translating into MDSSTSLGNSSQFFMNSSANLLNSSANLMNSSSGSGNNSSELNDAGTMSLHGKFGTIYSVVGTLIVIVNVIGIALFHSSKTIVKNLQVYITSLMVCDLLIGVNLLVGPFVFWIFNSHIIVDQSTLFIRTMLLVSLLHTAGLSVDRLISIKLPNFYTFRVTSSVCMVVCFCIWILLAMYHILMTVLTKNVPMSGKFDMNTYGLFLIFYLSCLFVYLISSKSIISCAREHLKRTKTNAPSQEQKTANTFRLSIVITTASGFLYILYLPAQIFGALTFLDPFGEMRVTRFFMTIAYPLLTLESLLNPLMYLLRFQETRHLIKRVFCPSMFVSVVSSNTSNTGV; encoded by the coding sequence ATGGATTCCTCTACCAGTCTTGGGAATTCCTCtcaattttttatgaattcctCCGCCAACCTTTTGAATTCCTCCGCCAACCTTATGAATTCTTCTTCTGGGTCTGGAAACAACAGTTCTGAACTTAACGATGCAGGGACTATGTCACTGCATGGAAAGTTTGGGACGATTTACTCAGTTGTCGGAACTCTGATAGTCATCGTTAATGTCATCGGCATTGCATTGTTCCACTCGTCAAAAACGATCGTCAAGAACCTGCAAGTGTACATCACCAGTTTAATGGTTTGCGATCTCCTCATAGGTGTCAACTTACTTGTGGGTCCTTTTGTCTTCTGGATTTTTAACTCTCATATAATTGTAGACCAATCCACTCTGTTCATTCGTACCATGTTACTAGTCTCGCTCCTTCACACAGCTGGGTTGTCAGTGGACCGTTTAATATCCATTAAATTGCCAAACTTTTACACCTTTCGTGTCACTTCTAGTGTTTGTATGGTGGTCTGTTTTTGCATCTGGATACTTTTGGCCATGTACCATATTCTGATGACTGTTCTTACAAAAAACGTCCCGATGTCTGGTAAATTTGACATGAACACATATGGACTTTTTCTCATCTTCTACCTAAGCTGTTTGTTTGTGTACCTCATATCCAGCAAAAGCATCATATCTTGTGCCAGGGAACATCTAAAACGTACCAAAACCAACGCTCCATCCCAAGAACAGAAAACAGCCAACACGTTCAGACTGTCTATCGTCATAACAACAGCTTCTGGATTTCTGTATATCCTGTATCTCCCGGCACAAATTTTTGGGGCTTTAACTTTTCTTGATCCATTTGGAGAAATGAGAGTCACCCGCTTCTTCATGACGATTGCATACCCGTTGTTAACTCTAGAGAGTCTACTGAATCCATTGATGTACTTGCTCAGATTTCAAGAGACTCGGCACTTGATCAAACGTGTCTTTTGTCCTTCTATGTTTGTATCTGTTGTCAGCAGTAATACTTCTAATACGGGTGTCTAG
- the LOC128186274 gene encoding melanocortin receptor 5-like codes for MLIKQTCTRIHQPVSMIHLQAKMINSSTNFTNSPESLMDSIGSLVDSSVDLFNSPESLVNSSESLVNSSSWFGNTSSEVEDARNLSLHGKNQTTYTIIGTLVISLNIVGIILFCKSKTIFKNLQVYIVSLMVCDLLTGFSFLLSPLAFQLSESRVVLEQTSSIVRTMLLLSLLHTAGLSIDRFISVRLPNVYNIRVTSRISTLVCLCIWTVMITYHILLISFSTNAPMSGQFDMKSYVVFISVYIVCLLIYLTSSKSIISCARDHLKHIKANAPLQEQQKSNTFRLSIVITTASGFLYILYLPAEIYVTLTFFDPFGEMKVTRFFMAIAYPLLTIESLLNPLLYVLRFKETRQMIKRVFCQSITLFEGNTGSNTSSTGTHKESKECSSDTTERKPEQ; via the coding sequence ATGCTGATAAAACAAACTTGTACCAGAATCCATCAGCCAGTCTCAATGATACACTTGCAAGCCAAAATGATAAATTCCTCTACCAATTTCACGAATTCACCTGAAAGTCTTATGGATTCCATTGGAAGTCTCGTGGATTCATCTGTCGATCTCTTCAATTCTCCAGAAAGTCTCGTGAATTCTTCAGAAAGTCTCGTGAATTCCTCTTCATGGTTCGGAAACACCAGTTCCGAGGTCGAAGATGCAAGGAACTTGTCATTGCATGGAAAGAACCAGACAACTTACACCATCATTGGGACCCTGGTCATCTCATTAAATATCGTCGGTATCATTTTGTTCTGCAAATCGAAGACGATCTTCAAAAACCTGCAAGTATACATAGTCAGTTTGATGGTCTGCGATCTGCTCACGGGATTTTCATTCCTTCTGAGTCCTTTGGCCTTCCAGCTATCTGAGTCCCGAGTCGTTTTGGAACAAACATCTTCGATTGTTCGCACAATGCTTCTGCTGTCTCTTCTTCACACGGCTGGGCTATCCATTGATCGGTTTATATCCGTCAGACTACCAAATGTCTACAATATACGCGTCACCTCGAGAATTAGTACGCTGGTCTGTCTTTGCATCTGGACCGTTATGATCACGTACCACATCTTGTTAATCTCATTCTCGACGAATGCTCCAATGTCTGGTCAGTTTGATATGAAAAGTTACGTCGTATTTATCTCCGTCTACATAGTCTGTTTGTTGATATATCTCACCTCCAGCAAAAGTATCATATCTTGCGCCAGGGACCATCTCAAACATATCAAAGCCAACGCTCCGCTCCAAGAACAGCAGAAATCTAACACTTTCCGGTTGTCAATCGTCATAACAACAGCTTCTGGATTCCTGTATATCCTGTATCTCCCGGCCGAGATTTATGTAACTTTGACTTTCTTCGACCCTTTTGGAGAAATGAAAGTCACCCGTTTTTTTATGGCAATAGCGTATCCCCTGTTGACCATAGAAAGTCTCTTGAACCCATTGCTTTATGTGCTCAGATTCAAGGAAACTCGACAAATGATCAAACGTGTCTTTTGTCAATCCATTACTCTCTTTGAGGGCAACACCGGTAGTAATACTTCTTCGACGGGTACACATAAAGAGTCCAAGGAATGTTCATCGGACACAACGGAAAGAAAACCGGAACAATGA